A single genomic interval of Microbacterium sp. LWO14-1.2 harbors:
- a CDS encoding chorismate mutase: MTAAEDPRAELLRLRSSIDNIDAALIFMLAERFRATQQVGRLKAEHEMPASDPGREEQQVARLRALAEEAHLDPEFAEKWFNFVVAEVIRHHTEAAGGR, translated from the coding sequence ATGACCGCCGCCGAAGATCCCCGCGCTGAACTCCTCCGACTGCGCTCGAGCATCGACAACATCGATGCCGCTCTCATCTTCATGCTCGCGGAGCGTTTCCGTGCCACACAGCAGGTCGGCCGACTCAAGGCAGAGCACGAGATGCCGGCATCCGATCCCGGGCGTGAGGAGCAGCAGGTCGCGCGGCTGCGGGCGCTCGCGGAGGAGGCGCACCTCGATCCGGAGTTCGCGGAGAAGTGGTTCAACTTCGTGGTGGCCGAGGTGATCCGCCATCACACGGAAGCCGCCGGAGGGCGGTGA
- a CDS encoding phytanoyl-CoA dioxygenase family protein — MITSNGYILDESPGRLGRLDAVPVGERRDRDALWQRLRRDGYLYLTQHLDADLVEGFRRYYFETLAPTGLVDVDGIHEGVDAGGPVDGALTRRLLFDEIVPGDRYAALTTHPSIRDWFRWFLGDDVHLHRRRIIRHTRPGESGIGTATQAHYDLVYLREGTDRVLSMWIPLGDCSVETGGLAYLEGSHHRVMAQERAGTLRLPAASITADLPSLADEYDARWLVADYRAGDVMVHSAHIVHASTDNVDPRSRIRLSTDIRYQRVSDPIDWRWQEHWFEGDGL; from the coding sequence ATGATCACCTCCAACGGCTACATCCTCGACGAGAGCCCCGGCCGACTGGGACGACTCGACGCCGTGCCTGTCGGCGAGCGCCGCGACCGGGATGCTCTGTGGCAGCGTCTGCGCCGCGATGGATACCTCTACCTGACCCAGCACCTCGACGCGGATCTCGTCGAGGGCTTCCGCCGGTACTACTTCGAGACCCTCGCCCCGACGGGTCTGGTCGACGTCGACGGCATCCACGAGGGTGTGGACGCGGGAGGGCCGGTCGACGGCGCCCTCACCCGCCGGCTGCTGTTCGACGAGATCGTGCCGGGCGACAGGTACGCGGCACTGACGACGCATCCGTCGATCCGCGACTGGTTCCGGTGGTTCCTCGGCGATGACGTGCACCTGCACCGACGCCGCATCATCCGGCACACCCGCCCCGGGGAGAGCGGAATCGGCACCGCCACGCAGGCTCACTACGACCTCGTGTACCTGCGCGAAGGCACGGACCGGGTGCTGTCGATGTGGATCCCGCTCGGCGACTGCAGTGTCGAGACCGGCGGCCTCGCCTACCTCGAGGGCAGCCACCATCGGGTGATGGCGCAGGAGCGGGCCGGCACGCTGCGCCTGCCGGCGGCCTCGATCACCGCCGACCTCCCCTCCCTGGCCGACGAGTACGACGCGCGCTGGCTGGTCGCCGACTACCGCGCCGGCGACGTCATGGTGCACTCCGCGCACATCGTGCACGCGTCGACCGACAACGTCGATCCCCGGTCACGCATCCGGCTCTCCACCGACATCCGCTACCAGCGGGTCTCCGACCCCATCGACTGGCGCTGGCAGGAGCACTGGTTCGAGGGCGACGGTCTCTGA
- a CDS encoding DUF427 domain-containing protein: MKAVLAGTVIAEADESDLARIEGNWYFPPASITEGALVESPTPYTCPWKGAAQYFSVQAGGELHEDYAWSYPTPYPSAFDRVGKDFSGFVAFDPRVQIEA, from the coding sequence ATGAAGGCTGTACTCGCAGGAACCGTCATCGCCGAAGCAGACGAGAGTGACCTCGCGCGCATCGAAGGCAACTGGTATTTCCCGCCCGCATCGATCACCGAGGGCGCGCTCGTCGAGAGCCCGACGCCGTACACATGCCCGTGGAAGGGCGCAGCGCAGTACTTCTCCGTGCAGGCCGGCGGCGAGCTGCACGAGGACTACGCGTGGTCGTACCCGACCCCGTATCCGTCGGCGTTCGACCGGGTGGGCAAGGACTTCTCCGGCTTCGTGGCCTTCGATCCCCGCGTGCAGATCGAAGCATGA
- a CDS encoding AraC family transcriptional regulator produces the protein MQNWAIYATPARTLTDVTIACLGAGEYSGRNEGFRDRQLRSHAAVVVSEGSGWYSSPLTGDVRVDAPALLWLFPGVVHGYGPQRSGWTEHWVLFSGAATRALDELGAWRRAKPIVPLDGVPDSLRPTFDTLHSELADSGSAAALRASAAGYAWIAELAAATMPDAAPDLIEAFTRGAARQIPMETRARELGLSVGQLRAAAVAATGLTPLQLLIDSRLARAQSLLVETDLEVGAIARQVGFDDPSYFSRQFTQRLGRSPSLFRDEQRRMPLPAGMQPEQVLR, from the coding sequence ATGCAGAACTGGGCGATCTACGCGACCCCGGCTCGCACGCTCACCGACGTGACGATCGCGTGCCTCGGCGCCGGCGAGTACTCGGGTCGGAACGAGGGATTCCGCGACCGGCAGCTGCGATCGCACGCCGCCGTCGTGGTGAGCGAGGGCAGCGGGTGGTACTCGAGTCCGCTCACCGGCGATGTGCGCGTGGACGCACCTGCGCTGCTGTGGCTCTTCCCCGGTGTCGTGCACGGGTACGGCCCGCAGCGATCCGGGTGGACCGAGCACTGGGTGCTGTTCTCGGGGGCGGCCACCCGTGCGCTCGACGAGTTGGGTGCGTGGCGGCGGGCGAAGCCGATCGTCCCGCTCGACGGGGTGCCCGACTCGCTGCGTCCGACGTTCGACACCCTGCACTCGGAGCTCGCCGACAGCGGCTCGGCCGCTGCGCTGCGAGCATCCGCCGCCGGTTATGCCTGGATCGCCGAGCTCGCCGCGGCCACCATGCCCGACGCGGCTCCCGACCTCATCGAGGCGTTCACCCGGGGTGCGGCACGCCAGATCCCGATGGAGACCCGTGCGCGCGAGCTCGGCCTGAGCGTCGGCCAGCTGCGGGCTGCCGCCGTCGCGGCGACCGGGCTCACGCCCCTGCAGCTGCTCATCGACTCGCGGCTCGCGCGGGCGCAGTCCCTGCTCGTCGAGACCGATCTCGAGGTCGGAGCGATCGCACGCCAGGTCGGCTTCGACGATCCGTCGTACTTCTCGCGCCAGTTCACGCAGCGGCTCGGGCGCTCACCGAGCCTGTTCCGTGACGAGCAGAGGCGGATGCCGTTGCCCGCCGGCATGCAACCGGAGCAGGTTCTGCGGTGA
- a CDS encoding NAD(P)/FAD-dependent oxidoreductase, translated as MTAENTDEYDLIVLGGGPVGENVADRAVQGGLTAIIVESELVGGECSYWACMPSKALLRPAQALRAAKKVGGAAEAVTGELDVRAVFDRRDSFTSNWSDDGQVKWLDSAGIDLARGHGRLTGEREVTVTDAEGGTRVLRARHAVAISTGTDAAVPPVPGLREAQPWTSREATSAEELPDSLAVIGGGVVAVEMATVYASLGTKVTVIARSGLLGAFESFAGERVAAGLAELGVDVRTDTGTANVTRTDDGVVIDLSDGSTVTTAEVLVATGRTPRSGDIGLDTVGLEPGRYIEVDDTLRVPGSDWLYAVGDVNGRVLLTHQGKYQARAAGDVIAARAKGDAVDDAPWGRHVATADHAAAPQVTFSYPEVASVGLTEAEARKAGHEVAVVDYDLGGIAGASVYEDGFDGHARLVIDAERDVVLGATFVGPEVAELVQAATVAVVGEVPISRLWHAVPAYPTISEIWLRLLEEYGRQSA; from the coding sequence ATGACTGCCGAGAACACCGACGAATACGACCTGATCGTGCTGGGAGGCGGACCGGTGGGCGAGAACGTCGCCGACCGTGCCGTGCAGGGCGGTCTGACCGCGATCATCGTGGAGAGCGAGCTCGTCGGGGGCGAGTGCTCCTACTGGGCGTGCATGCCGTCGAAGGCTCTGCTGCGTCCGGCCCAGGCGCTGCGCGCGGCCAAGAAGGTCGGCGGCGCGGCCGAGGCCGTCACGGGCGAGCTCGACGTGCGCGCGGTCTTCGACCGCCGCGATTCGTTCACGAGCAACTGGTCGGACGACGGACAGGTGAAGTGGCTCGACTCGGCGGGCATCGATCTGGCCCGCGGCCACGGACGGCTCACGGGCGAGCGCGAGGTCACGGTGACGGATGCCGAGGGCGGCACGCGCGTGCTGCGAGCCCGTCATGCGGTCGCGATCAGCACGGGGACGGATGCTGCGGTGCCACCGGTCCCTGGTCTGCGCGAGGCCCAGCCCTGGACGAGCCGGGAGGCGACCAGCGCCGAGGAGCTGCCGGATTCGCTCGCGGTGATCGGCGGGGGCGTGGTCGCCGTCGAGATGGCGACCGTCTACGCGTCGCTGGGCACGAAGGTGACCGTCATCGCCCGCAGCGGCCTGCTCGGCGCGTTCGAGTCGTTCGCGGGTGAGCGGGTGGCCGCGGGGCTCGCGGAGCTCGGCGTCGACGTGCGCACCGACACCGGTACCGCGAACGTCACGCGCACCGACGACGGTGTGGTGATCGACCTCTCCGACGGTTCGACGGTCACGACCGCCGAGGTGCTCGTCGCCACCGGACGCACTCCGCGCAGCGGCGACATTGGCCTCGACACCGTCGGGCTCGAGCCCGGCCGGTACATCGAGGTCGACGACACCTTGCGCGTGCCCGGCTCCGACTGGCTGTACGCCGTGGGCGACGTCAACGGCCGCGTGCTGCTGACGCACCAGGGCAAGTACCAGGCGCGGGCGGCGGGCGACGTGATCGCGGCGCGCGCGAAGGGGGATGCCGTCGACGACGCGCCCTGGGGTCGTCACGTCGCGACCGCCGACCACGCCGCTGCGCCTCAGGTCACGTTCTCGTACCCCGAGGTCGCGTCGGTCGGGCTCACCGAGGCCGAGGCCCGCAAGGCCGGGCACGAGGTCGCCGTGGTCGACTACGACCTCGGCGGGATCGCCGGAGCGAGCGTCTACGAGGACGGTTTCGACGGTCACGCGCGCCTCGTGATCGACGCCGAGCGCGACGTCGTGCTCGGCGCCACGTTCGTCGGACCCGAGGTCGCCGAGCTCGTGCAGGCGGCGACCGTGGCGGTCGTCGGCGAGGTGCCGATCTCCCGCCTCTGGCACGCCGTTCCGGCGTATCCGACCATCAGCGAGATCTGGCTGCGCCTGCTCGAGGAGTACGGCAGGCAGTCCGCCTGA
- a CDS encoding ABC transporter permease: MNLFLEAFAWMFAPEQWTGNYALPKLLGQHLALTAISVLIAAAIALPIGWLIGHTGKGREIAVAVSGAARAIPAFGLLILLVLLLGVLRIPEAAVITFVLLAIPSLLAGAYTGLEAIDRRVIDAAKSMGMTGWQVFWKVEVPLGLPLLVGGIRSALLQVIATVTIAAYVNLGGLGYPIIQGIPLRRFDQVLAGALLVAVLALIVDLILAAAQHAAVPAGLRAGRPTRRRARADSAATASAPATA; encoded by the coding sequence ATGAACCTCTTCCTCGAAGCCTTCGCCTGGATGTTCGCCCCCGAGCAGTGGACGGGCAATTACGCGCTGCCGAAGCTGCTCGGCCAGCACCTCGCGCTCACCGCGATCTCCGTCCTGATCGCCGCGGCCATCGCGCTGCCGATCGGGTGGCTCATCGGTCACACCGGCAAGGGGCGCGAGATCGCCGTCGCGGTGTCCGGCGCGGCCCGCGCGATCCCCGCTTTCGGACTCCTGATCCTCCTCGTGCTGCTCCTCGGCGTGCTGCGGATCCCCGAGGCCGCCGTCATCACCTTCGTCCTGCTGGCGATCCCGTCGCTCCTCGCCGGGGCCTACACGGGACTCGAAGCCATCGACCGTCGGGTGATCGACGCCGCGAAGTCGATGGGCATGACGGGATGGCAGGTGTTCTGGAAGGTCGAGGTGCCTCTCGGGCTGCCTCTGCTGGTCGGCGGCATCCGATCCGCGCTCCTCCAGGTGATCGCCACCGTGACGATCGCCGCCTACGTCAACCTGGGCGGTCTCGGCTACCCCATCATCCAGGGCATCCCGCTGCGCCGGTTCGACCAGGTGCTCGCGGGCGCTCTCCTCGTCGCCGTGCTCGCTCTCATCGTCGACCTGATCCTCGCCGCCGCGCAGCACGCCGCGGTCCCTGCCGGGCTCCGCGCCGGGCGTCCGACACGGCGACGTGCCCGCGCCGACTCCGCCGCGACGGCATCCGCTCCCGCCACCGCCTGA
- a CDS encoding beta-propeller fold lactonase family protein, giving the protein MTRFWLGGYGAAMGGSADGIGLLAGDEQTPTKLSYRGAVTETPSPSWLAQHPTLDVVYAALEGDAAVQAFRRTGESTLQPLGEPVESGQYVCHVAVSPSGGYLVASCYGDGRVVRIGIAPDGSLVPDAANKAAELRAALLGEPAETAAPAGVAAAASDPYAGALTATGDPRVSHAHAAAFLADGRIATTDLGFDLVRIWRATAGGLVLDHEITLPQGTGPRHMVVHPSGHLHVVTEYSCEVFTLAAGPDGTWSVVSSVLSSPIAQVGVDFPAELARTRDGQFLYTALRGSNTIAALRVRGAGESLEPVALADAGVDWPRHHLVHEGKLLVAGQRSDTIALLDLDERTGAPLGIRHEAQVPTPTHFLPVR; this is encoded by the coding sequence ATGACCCGTTTCTGGCTCGGCGGCTACGGTGCCGCGATGGGCGGCTCCGCCGACGGCATCGGCCTTCTCGCCGGCGACGAGCAGACCCCGACGAAGCTCTCGTACCGGGGCGCGGTCACCGAGACCCCGTCGCCGTCCTGGCTCGCGCAGCATCCCACCCTCGACGTCGTCTACGCGGCGCTGGAGGGGGATGCCGCGGTGCAGGCGTTCCGCCGAACCGGCGAGTCCACGCTGCAGCCGCTCGGCGAGCCGGTCGAGTCCGGTCAGTACGTCTGCCACGTCGCGGTGTCGCCCTCGGGCGGCTACCTCGTGGCGAGCTGCTACGGCGACGGTCGCGTGGTGCGCATCGGGATCGCTCCCGACGGGAGCCTGGTGCCGGATGCCGCGAACAAGGCCGCCGAACTCCGCGCCGCCCTGCTCGGCGAACCCGCCGAGACCGCGGCCCCGGCGGGCGTCGCGGCCGCGGCATCCGACCCCTATGCGGGTGCGCTCACGGCGACCGGCGATCCCCGGGTGTCGCATGCCCACGCCGCGGCGTTCCTCGCCGACGGACGCATCGCCACGACCGACCTCGGCTTCGACCTCGTACGCATCTGGCGGGCCACGGCCGGCGGTCTCGTGCTCGACCACGAGATCACCCTGCCGCAGGGCACCGGTCCGCGGCACATGGTCGTGCACCCGAGCGGGCACCTGCACGTCGTGACCGAGTACTCCTGCGAGGTCTTCACTCTCGCCGCGGGTCCCGACGGCACCTGGAGCGTCGTGTCGTCGGTGCTGTCGAGCCCGATCGCGCAGGTGGGCGTCGACTTCCCCGCCGAGCTCGCCCGCACCCGCGACGGGCAGTTCCTGTACACGGCGCTGCGCGGCAGCAACACGATCGCCGCCCTGCGGGTGCGCGGAGCGGGCGAGAGCCTCGAGCCGGTCGCTCTCGCCGACGCGGGGGTCGACTGGCCGCGGCATCACCTCGTGCACGAGGGCAAGCTGCTCGTCGCGGGGCAGCGCTCCGACACGATCGCGCTGCTCGACCTCGACGAGCGCACGGGCGCGCCCCTCGGCATCCGTCATGAGGCGCAGGTCCCGACGCCGACCCACTTCCTGCCCGTGCGCTGA
- a CDS encoding ABC transporter substrate-binding protein produces the protein MFTARGKRSVFAVGLVAAAALALSACSSSNPLDEPSDSGDSSGSGDTIVVGSQAYYSNEIIAEIYAQALEAKGFDVEKKLNIGQRDAYMPDVESGAINVFPEYTGSLLEYLSDDEVTVTSPEDVYTALGDALPDGLTALDFAEATDQDSYTVLKSFAEENDLKTIGDLKNVSSQVTIGAAPEFEQRPYSPARAKEVYGVDLTFSATGQTTLESLLAGSIQVADIYTADPAFETEDIVALEDPENLIISSNVVPIVSSDIADEVSDVLNAISAKLTGEELVALNVQSTVDQKSSADIAKQWLTDNDLI, from the coding sequence ATGTTCACAGCACGAGGCAAGCGCTCGGTCTTCGCCGTCGGCCTGGTCGCCGCGGCGGCTCTCGCCCTGTCGGCCTGCTCGTCGAGCAACCCGCTCGACGAGCCCAGCGACTCCGGCGACAGCTCGGGCAGCGGCGACACCATCGTCGTCGGCTCGCAGGCGTACTACTCCAACGAGATCATCGCCGAGATCTACGCTCAGGCGCTCGAGGCCAAGGGCTTCGACGTCGAGAAGAAGCTCAACATCGGTCAGCGCGACGCGTACATGCCCGACGTCGAGTCCGGCGCGATCAACGTCTTCCCCGAGTACACGGGCAGCCTGCTCGAGTACCTTTCCGACGACGAGGTCACCGTCACGAGCCCCGAGGACGTCTACACCGCTCTCGGCGACGCGCTGCCCGACGGCCTCACGGCGCTCGACTTCGCCGAGGCCACCGACCAGGACTCCTACACGGTGCTGAAGAGCTTCGCCGAGGAGAACGACCTGAAGACGATCGGCGACCTGAAGAACGTGTCGTCGCAGGTGACGATCGGCGCCGCTCCCGAGTTCGAGCAGCGTCCGTACAGCCCGGCTCGCGCCAAGGAGGTCTACGGCGTCGACCTGACGTTCTCGGCCACCGGCCAGACCACGCTCGAGTCGCTGCTCGCCGGTTCGATCCAGGTGGCCGACATCTACACGGCCGACCCGGCGTTCGAGACCGAGGACATCGTGGCCCTGGAGGACCCCGAGAACCTCATCATCTCGTCGAACGTCGTGCCGATCGTCTCGAGCGACATCGCCGATGAGGTGTCGGATGTCCTGAACGCGATCAGCGCGAAGCTCACCGGTGAGGAGCTCGTCGCCCTCAACGTGCAGAGCACGGTCGACCAGAAGTCGTCGGCCGACATCGCGAAGCAGTGGCTCACCGACAACGACCTCATCTGA
- a CDS encoding ABC transporter permease subunit, with product MNWVGDNLGLILDLTLVHLRQSIIPIVLGFVLSLPLGWVAWRFRLVRGPIIVLTGLLYTIPSLALLILLPATLGYSATEEPNLVVALTIYAIAILVRAVSDGLDSVDDDVRQAATATGFAPFRRFWAVEFPLAGPVILAGLRVTAVSTISLATVGTLIGVTNLGYLFTNGLERRIIAEVFAGVIAVVIIALVIDLILLLLGRALMPWTRVATKTPAARAIAVGAPA from the coding sequence GTGAACTGGGTCGGCGACAACCTCGGGCTGATCCTCGATCTGACTCTGGTGCACCTGCGCCAGAGCATCATCCCGATCGTGCTCGGGTTCGTGCTGTCGCTGCCGCTCGGCTGGGTCGCCTGGCGATTCCGTCTCGTGCGCGGACCGATCATCGTGCTCACGGGCCTGCTGTACACGATCCCCTCCCTGGCGCTGCTGATCCTACTGCCGGCGACGCTCGGGTACTCGGCGACGGAGGAGCCGAACCTCGTCGTGGCGCTGACGATCTACGCCATCGCGATTCTCGTGCGCGCGGTCTCCGACGGGCTCGATTCCGTCGACGACGACGTGCGCCAGGCGGCGACGGCCACGGGCTTCGCGCCGTTCCGCCGCTTCTGGGCCGTCGAGTTCCCGCTCGCCGGACCCGTGATCCTCGCCGGACTGAGGGTCACTGCCGTGAGCACGATCTCGCTCGCCACGGTGGGCACGCTCATCGGTGTCACGAACCTGGGGTACCTCTTCACGAACGGTCTCGAGCGCCGCATCATCGCCGAGGTGTTCGCCGGGGTCATCGCGGTCGTGATCATCGCGCTCGTGATCGACCTGATCCTGCTGCTGCTCGGACGCGCCCTGATGCCGTGGACCCGCGTCGCGACGAAGACGCCCGCCGCTCGCGCCATCGCCGTGGGGGCTCCCGCATGA
- a CDS encoding AI-2E family transporter, with amino-acid sequence MSDDERSRSESAEGAASERTEMPPSSAGIESPETESAATEDAGAGDVTAATAAPAEVVEPMTPSRSFWTRIDRPFVFGFLVTLGGLAAVLLGLALSNLSTVLIYIALALFAALGLDPSVRFLERRGLSRALSVVAVILALIVVAGLLLWMVVPIVVDQIASFVRSVPGMIAEFTRSDIYATLERQFGDQFEDLVADVQKFLTDPGNIAVIGGGALQVGASIASAISGIIVVLVLTLYFVATLPTIKSGLLRLVPARDRARASDITDQITDSVGGYVMGMVILAFCNAILAFLLYLFLGLPFPPLMATVAFCITLIPLVGSVLFWIIGTSLALFTNPVAALVFAIIYLVYMQIEAYVITPRVMNRAISIPGSLVVIGALAGGTLLGLLGALVAVPVAASILIIIKQVWVPRQDARV; translated from the coding sequence ATGAGCGATGACGAGCGATCCCGGTCCGAGAGCGCGGAGGGCGCGGCATCCGAACGGACGGAGATGCCGCCGTCGTCCGCCGGGATCGAGAGCCCCGAGACGGAATCTGCGGCGACCGAGGATGCCGGAGCCGGAGACGTCACGGCGGCGACCGCTGCCCCCGCCGAGGTCGTCGAGCCGATGACGCCCAGTCGCTCGTTCTGGACACGCATCGACCGTCCGTTCGTGTTCGGCTTCCTTGTCACGCTCGGCGGCCTCGCGGCCGTGCTGCTCGGCCTCGCCCTGTCGAATCTCTCCACCGTGCTCATCTACATCGCCCTCGCACTCTTCGCAGCCCTGGGCCTCGACCCGTCGGTGCGGTTCCTCGAACGCCGCGGACTCTCGCGCGCACTGTCGGTGGTGGCGGTGATCCTGGCATTGATCGTCGTCGCGGGCCTGCTGCTGTGGATGGTCGTGCCGATCGTCGTCGACCAGATCGCGAGCTTCGTGCGCTCGGTGCCCGGCATGATCGCCGAGTTCACCCGGTCCGACATCTACGCGACCCTGGAGCGGCAGTTCGGCGACCAGTTCGAGGACCTCGTCGCCGACGTGCAGAAGTTCCTGACCGACCCGGGCAACATCGCTGTGATCGGGGGAGGAGCCCTGCAGGTCGGTGCGAGCATCGCCTCGGCCATCTCGGGCATCATCGTCGTGCTCGTGCTCACCCTGTACTTCGTCGCCACCCTGCCGACCATCAAGTCCGGCCTGCTGCGCCTGGTCCCGGCGCGCGACCGTGCGCGGGCGAGCGACATCACCGACCAGATCACCGACTCGGTGGGCGGCTACGTCATGGGAATGGTGATCCTCGCGTTCTGCAACGCGATCCTGGCGTTCCTGCTGTACCTGTTCCTCGGCCTGCCGTTCCCGCCGCTCATGGCCACGGTCGCGTTCTGCATCACCCTGATCCCGCTCGTCGGATCCGTGCTGTTCTGGATCATCGGAACCAGTCTCGCGCTGTTCACGAACCCCGTCGCCGCGCTCGTGTTCGCGATCATCTACCTCGTGTACATGCAGATCGAGGCCTACGTCATCACGCCCCGCGTCATGAACCGCGCGATCTCGATCCCCGGATCCCTCGTCGTGATCGGGGCGCTCGCAGGCGGCACGCTGCTCGGCCTGCTCGGAGCCCTCGTGGCGGTGCCGGTCGCGGCATCCATCCTCATCATCATCAAGCAGGTGTGGGTGCCGAGGCAGGACGCCCGCGTCTAG
- a CDS encoding ATP-binding cassette domain-containing protein → MIEFRNVTKKFPGGAVAVNDFSLVLPSRKTTVFVGSSGCGKTTLLRMINRMVEPTSGEVEIDGESVLAGDPVALRRSIGYVMQNSGLMPHFTVIDNVATVLRLNGVKKADAHKRSRELLDTVGLDQALAERYPSQLSGGQQQRVGVARGLAADPNILLMDEPFGAVDPIVRADLQQETLRLQHELDKTVVFVTHDIDEAFLLGDQVVILDKGARIVQVGSPSEIIENPADDFVASFIGADRGRRALHLKQTPHGTVVVDSEGRTQGAIVADAETSDGPLSGPDTAALDAVQGGHP, encoded by the coding sequence ATGATCGAATTCCGCAACGTCACGAAGAAGTTCCCCGGCGGCGCCGTCGCCGTGAACGACTTCAGCCTGGTTCTGCCATCGCGTAAGACGACCGTCTTCGTCGGGTCGTCCGGATGCGGCAAGACCACCCTGCTCCGCATGATCAACCGCATGGTGGAGCCGACCTCGGGAGAGGTCGAGATCGACGGAGAGAGCGTTCTGGCGGGCGATCCCGTCGCTCTGCGCCGCAGCATCGGCTACGTGATGCAGAACTCCGGCCTCATGCCGCACTTCACGGTGATCGACAACGTCGCCACGGTCCTCCGCCTCAACGGCGTGAAGAAGGCCGACGCGCACAAGCGCTCACGCGAGCTGCTCGACACGGTGGGCCTCGACCAGGCGCTGGCCGAGCGCTACCCGAGCCAGCTGTCGGGCGGGCAGCAGCAGCGTGTCGGCGTGGCCCGCGGGCTCGCGGCCGACCCGAACATCCTGCTCATGGACGAGCCGTTCGGCGCCGTCGATCCGATCGTCCGCGCCGACCTGCAGCAGGAGACACTGCGTCTGCAGCACGAGCTCGACAAGACCGTCGTGTTCGTGACTCACGACATCGACGAGGCCTTCCTCCTCGGCGACCAGGTGGTGATCCTCGACAAGGGTGCGCGCATCGTGCAGGTGGGCAGCCCGAGCGAGATCATCGAGAACCCGGCCGACGACTTCGTCGCCTCGTTCATCGGCGCCGACCGGGGCCGCCGCGCGCTGCACCTCAAGCAGACTCCGCACGGCACCGTCGTCGTGGACTCGGAGGGCCGCACGCAGGGTGCGATCGTGGCGGATGCCGAGACGTCCGACGGTCCGCTCTCCGGGCCCGACACCGCCGCCCTCGACGCGGTGCAGGGCGGTCACCCGTGA
- a CDS encoding ROK family protein, whose protein sequence is MLNADDALDTQAAVRRANVRRALQLVFDAPGTQTRAGISRATGLTAATASSLVAELLDDRLIVEGAQAASTGGKRATTLDIDADHHLILVVILRPTDARITLISLAGGEIDARRVDFTDGTRERMLATALASVADDYGDRLLIAAVQLPGTTDGRTVLESVQLDWRDVPLAERLETVLGAPVLLVNDVDAEAIAEAGADGPRSGHRLFIHVGGGIGAAVTLDGELAPGPRHRAGEIGHVQVVFGEAARACRCGRTGCLESAAALGPMLGQDFSDALDVDEIRALVARADQRDLDEGARALARAIKLLSALLDPAEIVIGGPGAVLGDRFLDLVRAETDYAATGTAQVPVRYADPAISLAAGPAQAALTASLGVRWMPPQLPRHP, encoded by the coding sequence ATGCTCAACGCCGATGACGCACTCGACACCCAAGCGGCGGTACGGCGTGCGAACGTCCGCAGGGCGCTGCAGCTCGTGTTCGACGCCCCCGGCACCCAGACACGCGCCGGCATCTCGCGCGCCACGGGGCTCACGGCTGCCACGGCGTCGTCGCTCGTCGCCGAGCTCCTCGACGACCGCCTGATCGTCGAGGGCGCGCAGGCCGCGAGCACCGGCGGCAAACGTGCGACGACGCTCGACATCGACGCCGACCACCACCTCATCCTCGTGGTGATCCTGCGACCCACCGATGCGAGGATCACCCTGATCTCGCTCGCCGGAGGAGAGATCGACGCGCGGCGCGTGGACTTCACCGACGGCACGCGCGAGCGGATGCTGGCGACTGCGCTCGCCTCGGTCGCCGACGACTACGGCGACCGCCTCCTCATCGCCGCGGTGCAGCTGCCGGGCACCACCGACGGACGCACCGTGCTCGAGAGCGTGCAACTGGACTGGCGCGATGTTCCGCTCGCCGAACGCCTCGAGACGGTCCTCGGCGCACCGGTGCTCCTCGTGAACGACGTGGATGCCGAGGCCATCGCCGAGGCGGGAGCCGATGGTCCGCGCTCGGGTCATCGACTCTTCATCCATGTCGGCGGCGGCATCGGCGCCGCAGTCACGCTCGACGGCGAGCTGGCTCCGGGCCCCCGCCATCGTGCCGGCGAGATCGGGCACGTGCAGGTGGTGTTCGGCGAGGCGGCCCGCGCCTGCCGCTGCGGTCGGACCGGATGCCTGGAATCCGCCGCCGCACTCGGGCCCATGCTCGGGCAGGACTTCTCGGACGCGCTCGACGTCGACGAGATCAGGGCGCTCGTGGCCCGCGCCGACCAGCGCGACCTCGACGAGGGGGCCCGCGCGCTGGCCAGGGCGATCAAGCTGCTCAGCGCGCTGCTGGATCCGGCCGAGATCGTGATCGGCGGACCGGGGGCCGTGCTCGGCGACCGCTTCCTCGACCTGGTCCGCGCGGAGACCGACTATGCGGCGACGGGCACCGCGCAGGTGCCTGTCCGATACGCCGATCCCGCGATCTCCCTCGCGGCAGGGCCCGCGCAGGCCGCCCTCACGGCATCCCTCGGGGTGCGATGGATGCCGCCGCAGCTGCCCCGGCATCCGTAG